The following proteins come from a genomic window of Rhipicephalus microplus isolate Deutch F79 unplaced genomic scaffold, USDA_Rmic scaffold_67, whole genome shotgun sequence:
- the LOC142790054 gene encoding neprilysin-1-like, protein MSLSADFENGSEYADDHGTEPGVRYSLQSVQLSGSTSPPEPKCTTVQTRSRSQILVAHSPSRLPYMAVCSVGLLMVVVGVAVTTYKLHVGGAIMLMFNHSMELLRRGANGSMSAGGGDDILAGVDSQYHLAKHERKKLMQFSCKSDVCVWAENYLQGRLNSSVSPCTDFYAHVCSRHWSAGDLDVQSRAYRERASGLMMMDIERFFRDYLKENEEHYHKYPGVFLHQAISLLPKCESQEKNDQNFTSLRTLLEEYNLAGWPYKKAPRGANVVTISAFVDRDLGVFPFARVFLRKPFEDDRGYTVHIDAPSLTLKRYNLAYLDESPENFTHKVIIALSLLEKRQDMTDQAEAIALLEKKLRSVMATPHFIEFQDRIKHVGQLHHDGKWNWKEYLTILFQDIETFDNDKPVALMNQDYISKLPAVLNETDTVNLLNYVGYRIVVHVSPLLAKAASPLLRLSHDNYLEFVPDRRQACMHLLERLYKHGMRFFGRMTFSKNNSTLLLKHYDYSMSSLEVQLKSSMTDRLLSSSSWLERSAIGIGVDKIENMRFLFLASTDDINTIASYYNFNAQPFDPSHLLGSFRELQAGTMNVYWETKPPKDDLDARYDHTALSPGHEYFFGRNALFIPHASVAFLNDITKTIEPVLFPLILPEVFRGMFGAVDRRGATIDHNLAVATWWNTDEMSKFSHLELCFQDQYYVEIRDLIGDNFEARMRLEENVADNAILGPMYDMYMKALAAKDGTERLKISVDERQLDMEQLFFVLYAVGLCDNPSRDAWIRKLNFGEIPGRLRVNTPLMNFPKFSTAFGCAAGMPMNPTRKCAIW, encoded by the coding sequence ATGTCCCTGAGCGCCGACTTCGAAAACGGCTCAGAATACGCGGACGATCACGGCACTGAGCCCGGCGTTCGGTACTCCCTGCAGTCGGTCCAGCTGTCGGGCTCAACGTCACCTCCAGAGCCCAAATGCACGACCGTCCAGACAAGGTCGCGGTCGCAAATCTTGGTGGCTCACTCGCCCAGCCGGCTGCCGTACATGGCTGTATGTAGCGTGGGCCTCCTCATGGTAGTCGTGGGCGTGGCTGTCACCACGTACAAGCTGCACGTGGGCGGGGCCATCATGCTCATGTTCAACCACTCTATGGAGCTACTGCGACGTGGTGCCAACGGTTCGATGAGCGCCGGCGGCGGCGATGACATCCTGGCTGGAGTAGACAGCCAGTACCACCTAGCGAAGCACGAGCGGAAGAAGCTCATGCAGTTCAGCTGTAAGTCTGACGTATGCGTCTGGGCTGAGAATTACCTGCAGGGAAGGCTCAACTCCAGCGTCAGCCCATGCACGGACTTCTACGCGCACGTCTGCTCTCGACACTGGTCGGCGGGAGACCTGGACGTTCAGTCCAGGGCGTACAGAGAGAGGGCGTCCGGCTTGATGATGATGGACATTGAGAGGTTCTTCCGAGACTACCTAAAGGAGAACGAGGAGCACTACCACAAGTATCCAGGCGTGTTCTTGCATCAGGCAATCTCGCTGCTGCCCAAGTGCGAGTCCCAGGAGAAGAACGACCAGAATTTTACGTCGCTACGAACTCTCTTGGAGGAGTACAACTTGGCTGGCTGGCCATACAAAAAGGCTCCTCGTGGTGCCAACGTTGTGACCATCTCGGCATTTGTGGACCGTGATTTGGGCGTCTTTCCATTCGCTAGGGTGTTCCTGCGGAAGCCGTTTGAAGATGACCGCGGATACACGGTTCACATTGATGCGCCAAGCTTGACCCTCAAGAGGTACAACCTGGCATATCTCGATGAATCACCCGAAAACTTCACTCACAAGGTGATCATCGCATTGTCGCTTTTAGAAAAAAGGCAAGACATGACCGACCAAGCTGAGGCCATTGCTCTTCTCGAGAAGAAGCTCCGCAGTGTTATGGCCACGCCGCACTTCATAGAATTCCAGGATCGCATCAAGCACGTGGGCCAGCTGCACCATGACGGAAAGTGGAACTGGAAAGAGTATCTCACTATACTTTTTCAGGATATCGAAACTTTCGACAACGATAAACCGGTAGCCCTCATGAATCAGGACTACATCAGCAAGTTGCCCGCCGTTCTGAACGAGACGGACACTGTGAATCTTCTGAACTATGTGGGCTATCGCATCGTAGTTCACGTGTCCCCGCTGCTCGCCAAAGCAGCCAGCCCCCTCTTGCGCTTGAGTCACGATAACTACCTGGAGTTTGTACCGGACCGGCGTCAAGCCTGTATGCACCTGCTAGAACGGCTCTATAAGCACGGCATGCGCTTCTTCGGTCGCATGACATTCAGCAAGAACAACTCGACACTCCTTCTGAAACACTACGACTACAGTATGTCGAGCTTGGAGGTTCAGCTGAAAAGCAGCATGACGGACCGCCTCCTCTCATCATCCTCGTGGCTGGAGCGCTCGGCGATCGGCATTGGTGTCGACAAGATCGAGAACATGCGCTTCCTTTTCCTGGCCAGCACGGATGACATCAACACGATTGCCAGCTACTACAACTTCAACGCCCAGCCTTTCGACCCGAGCCACTTGCTAGGGAGCTTTCGGGAACTGCAGGCGGGTACCATGAATGTGTACTGGGAGACCAAACCACCTAAGGACGACCTCGACGCAAGGTATGACCACACCGCTCTGTCTCCCGGGCACGAGTACTTTTTTGGGCGCAACGCACTCTTCATTCCACATGCCAGCGTCGCCTTCCTGAACGACATCACCAAGACTATCGAGCCGGTCCTCTTTCCCCTCATACTACCCGAAGTGTTTCGAGGCATGTTCGGTGCTGTGGACCGTCGCGGCGCCACGATCGACCACAACCTCGCGGTGGCCACTTGGTGGAACACGGATGAAATGAGCAAGTTCTCTCATCTAGAACTCTGCTTCCAGGACCAGTACTATGTCGAGATACGAGACCTCATCGGCGACAACTTCGAGGCGAGAATGAGGCTCGAGGAGAATGTGGCGGACAATGCTATCTTGGGGCCGATGTACGACATGTACATGAAGGCGCTCGCAGCCAAGGACGGCACCGAAAGGCTCAAGATCTCGGTGGACGAGCGCCAGCTTGACATGGAGCAGCTGTTCTTCGTTCTTTACGCCGTAGGACTGTGTGATAATCCAAGCCGCGATGCCTGGATACGAAAGCTCAACTTCGGTGAGATACCTGGAAGACTTAGAGTGAACACACCGCTGATGAACTTCCCCAAATTCTCGACAGCATTTGGCTGCGCGGCAGGAATGCCTATGAACCCAACTCGCAAGTGTGCAATCTGGTGA